TCAGGGGAGACTCGACGACCCGGGCGCGCCGGAACTCCGCGTAGCCCTCGTAGTCGGCGGGCAGGGAGCCGCGCATCTCGCCGATGAGTCGCAGGGAACGTTCCCAGTCGCCCTCGGTCATGGCCACCCAGGACGGCTCGTAGGGCTCGGAGAAGTGCTGGAGGCGTTCGAGCTTCCACACCACGCCCTCGGCGCTCTCGTAGGCGGCGCGAAACTCCGGGCCGTAGATCTCAGGGGGCAGCACCGCCGCCTCCGCCGCGCGCGCCCGCTCGAAGACCTCGGACACCGTGGACGCCTCGCGCGCGCGATGGTCAAGACGGTCGTCGGTGCTCGGGATCATGGGCGGCTCCTCGTCGTTGGATGCGGACTCCGCGCGGCGTCGCGCCGCGGAGCTGTGGCGAGAGGTACGGGGAGGTGCTGTGAGGTGCTGCGGACTGCTCGGCGATCGCTCGATTTCGCTCGGGGTCACTGGGACATCGCGGGAAGAACGTGCGCCACCATGCCCGGAGCCGTCGGCGACGAAACCCGGGAATGACAACGGTCTTCAGAAAACAGGCCGATCATGGGACGGCTGACATGGAGCGTCAAGGCCCAAATCCGGGCGGGGCGCGACGGCGCGGCCACGGAGGGCCACCGATGGCACGGGATCCCCTCCGGATGGGCGTGTCCGGAACGCTCCCCGGACACGCTGATGGCCGGACGGGCGTGGCGCCCGTCCGGCCGGGTGAGCTCACCCCGCGGCGGCGGTCAGAAGCGGCGGCCGGGACGGCCGTGGTGGTGGAGGCGGTGCGCCACGCCGAGCAGGGCGAGCACCAGCCACACCAGGAACAGCACCTTCAGCACGCCGAACATCACCCACAGCGAGCCGGAGACCAGCGAGACGATCAGGGCGACCGCCAGAATGATCATGAACGCCGGCGGGCCGCCGTGGTGGCGCCGGGCCCGGGCGCGCCGGGCGGCCCGCATGGCGTGGTGCGCGGCGAGGTCGCCGGTCCACGCCGGACCGGCCCACGGCGCGGGACCCGCGTGGGGCCCGGGGCGGCCCTGGTGCTCCCAGCGCGCCCACGGCGGGGGAGGCCCCCAGGGGCCGCGCCGGTCGTGCTCCGCGCGCGCGGGCGCGGGGCCGGGTAGGTCGGCCGTCACCCGGCGCAGATCGCCGGCCGTCCGGGCGGCGAGCACGGTGTCGAGTCGTTCGGTCAGCTCGTCATGGGTGAGGCGGCCCTGCGCGAAGTGCTCCCGCAGGGCGGCCATCACCTCGTCGCGTTCCGCGTCGCCGATCCGCAGATCGTCCCGCGAGGTCATCGAGGATCACTCCTCCGAGGTGTCGCCGTCGGCCAGGATCTGGTAGAGCTTGCGCCGGGTCTGGGCCAGGACCTGCTTGGCCTGCCCGATCTGCCCTTCGCTTCCAGTCTGCGCTATCTGGAAGAGCGCCGCGGCGGCCTGACGGGACAGATCGAACAACTCGTACACGGTGTCGTCGACGTCGGGCGTCATCTCCTCCCATGGGGCCCGCACCTCGTCCGGATGCTGGGCGACGTACTCCTGGCCGGTGGGCGTGAGCTGGAAGGTCTTGCGGCCGTCGGTCTCCTCGGCGCGCACCAGCCCCTCGTCGGTGAGCTGCTGCAGCGCCGGGTACACCGCGCCGGGGCTGGGCTTCCACCCGCCCTGGCTGCGCTGGGCGATCTCCTGGATGATCTGGTAGCCGTTGCGGGGCTCCTCGCTGAGCAGCGCCAGGATCGCGGCCCGCACGTCGCCGCGCTTGGCCTTGCG
The Sphaerisporangium krabiense genome window above contains:
- a CDS encoding DUF6879 family protein, with the protein product MIPSTDDRLDHRAREASTVSEVFERARAAEAAVLPPEIYGPEFRAAYESAEGVVWKLERLQHFSEPYEPSWVAMTEGDWERSLRLIGEMRGSLPADYEGYAEFRRARVVESPLTPYMQWELHVLAARADAGERPRVVPASAVRPYEPSGPLPELLVLSPGLMYEVLYDAAGAHLGGRRITDPKVIAPCLAVLKDLYEQGEELRAYVRREVAELPAPAARSGA
- a CDS encoding DUF1707 SHOCT-like domain-containing protein, whose protein sequence is MTSRDDLRIGDAERDEVMAALREHFAQGRLTHDELTERLDTVLAARTAGDLRRVTADLPGPAPARAEHDRRGPWGPPPPWARWEHQGRPGPHAGPAPWAGPAWTGDLAAHHAMRAARRARARRHHGGPPAFMIILAVALIVSLVSGSLWVMFGVLKVLFLVWLVLALLGVAHRLHHHGRPGRRF
- a CDS encoding PadR family transcriptional regulator, which gives rise to MSYAYARRGPLPDPRMIGDAAVAALRAAASGWDHGHHHGPHGPHGPHGSHGPHDHDERRERRDRGRRGPGPFPWEFGRGFGGPGFPFGGGRGPFGGFGRGGRKAKRGDVRAAILALLSEEPRNGYQIIQEIAQRSQGGWKPSPGAVYPALQQLTDEGLVRAEETDGRKTFQLTPTGQEYVAQHPDEVRAPWEEMTPDVDDTVYELFDLSRQAAAALFQIAQTGSEGQIGQAKQVLAQTRRKLYQILADGDTSEE